From the genome of Natronococcus sp. CG52:
CCAGGCTGACCGTAACGTCCGGCAATTGCTCGAATACGGTTCCCAAGGGAAATTGATCCGATGGAACCGTAAAGGTAGCCTCAGTAGCCATTGTCCGAATTGTGACTCTCTGACCGTAAATACCCACTACGAAGGAGCGCAACCAGAACTCGAACAGGTCCGATAACTCCGTTTCGATATCTCTGTTTGCTGAATAAATCGGTCGTGTGCAACTCGGCGCTATCGATGCTATCCAGATCTGAAAGATATTGCAGTGGTATGTTCTCAGACCTACTGAATGGCTGATTCAGCTACTTCAATCTGAATAGACCAACAATTCGTGGTGAATATATCCTCTGTATCTCGCATACCGTTACTGACAGCGGTTCGGTAGTTAACTAAGGCTCTGCGAGATACAAGGCGCGAATGTGGCACGAGTGGAAGGCTGTCTACCGAGGAGTGGTGGTCGCTCAGTACAGAGAACGGATTTATCGGTCTGTTTCTTTCCAGTCATCCGTGTCCCCTTCACGGAATTCACCCTTGGCATGACGCTCGCGAGGCCAGAAGGTGACGCCCAGCAGTACGATGTAGAACACACCCACAACGGCAACCACAGCAATCCCGGGGATACGGGCGATTTCAGCGGTTGTCAGCCAGTCTTGGCGCGGTGCGAACGCTGTAATCCTGACGACCCATGCGACCAATAGGACACTGAGCAGGGGAAGGTACACACGCCGGAGCCGGTTTGCGAGTGCTTCATATAATGAGACTTTCAGCGTCGGCCTGCGATAGTCCCTGCTCAGTTCCGCTCGCCAGTCGTGACTTTCAGTGCCTTGGGACGGGTCGAGGGCGTTTGCGAACAGGTTCTCTTGGATGACTCGAGCACGAGAGCGAAAGACATCGTAGTCCCGGTACCGCCGTGCTTCGATGCCCAGAAAGATGGTGACGACAATGATCCCGATCAGCAAGATGTAGTGTGGATTATCGGTACTCGAAAACCCCCACGTCAAGATTGCTGCCATTAGCGTTACCGCCCACGTCGTCGTCTCGTCGAGGCGCTGCCGCCACGTCCCCACTCGGTCTATCTCTCCGCGATAGGCGTGGGCCATCACTGAACCGAGTCCCGTACTGTCGTCAACCATTTCGCGACCGATTTCCCGTTGGTCTGGTGCTGTTGGGTCGAACTCGTCGCTACTTGAATCGGTCATAGAGGAGAGACATCTCCTCGCTCCATAAGCAGTTATGATGACAGCATAATCTGAGTGTCATGTACTGGAGAACATCGAACAGTACGCACGCGCAATGATCGGCTGATTCAACGCAACCCGACCGAAACAAACGAAGTGACCTTGCTAAATAGATGCTCTGTATTCAGCACGCCACTCTTGGCAGCAATTCAGCAGTTCGGTCAGAGACTGCTGAATAGACGGCGCACCCTGCTCGATTCCTTCGGATCACCACGTACACCGGTTACTCATAAGAGAATTGCGCGAGAAGAGGCAGTGTGGGAGACGTACGAACGTTAGATCGGCGCGAATCGCAGGGCTTCGAACTCATCGATACATGGGATGGTGGCTTCGGCTGGTTCGCACACCCGGATGAGGAGGGAATGCGCGCGAGTCACGCGTTTGCCTTCGACAATGGCGTCTGGATCGTCGATCCACTCGACTCACCGGGAATCCACGACCGGATTGCAGACCTCGGCGAGGTCGTCGGCGTTGCGATCTGTTCGAGTTGGCATACTCGCGATGCCGTCCAGTTCGCGGATCGATACGATGTCCCGCTTTTCGTCCCAGCCGGAATGCCCCGCGTCGGGGAACGGGTGACCGGCACGGTCGTCCGATATGCAGACGATCTTCCCGACGCCGGCGTGCGAGTCTTTCACCGCCGTCCGATTCCAGGGTTCGTGGAGGCAATCTTCTATCACGACGCCAGCGGCACGCTCTACGTTCCCGATACGCTCGGGACAGCTCCGTATTATCTGGTCGGCGAGGAGCGTATCGGTGCCCCCTTGTTAGCCAGGCTGTTCCCGCCACGTCCCCTTCTCACGTTAGATCCCGCGCGTATTTGCGTCGGCCATGGAGTCGGCGTATTCGAGGACCCGACACCGGCGCTCCGAGATGGGGTTCGTAACAGTCGGCGTCGGCTTCCGCGAGCGCTCGCCACGAATTTCGGGACCGGTGTTAGAATCGCATATGCCACACTCAGGGGATGACAGGGTAGAAGCAGCGATAACGCAAACGAGACGCTTCTGAGATATAATGGGCGGCAGTTTCAGCCAGAAATCGCAGAGATGAATACATCGTCTGTGATGACTGACTCTGCGTCGAATGCGTGTTACATAGAGGTGCAAACTAAATGGCGGAAATCCTCTCCCATTCGGATAGGGCGTGTCGAGTCGTTCCGAAACCCTGCGTGAGTCCTGGACTCCGTTCGGTCTGAAACAGTTGCACAGCTAAAAACACCATACTATTGACTGGATAGTATTGTGACTGGTTTTCCTGCTCGCTCGTATGGCAATGTGGGGACGACGATCCGTACTGGCGACCTGTGCAGCGCTTTCGACCACCGGCGCGCTCACGTCGATCGGCTCGACCGCCGCGGAAGACGACGGTTCTTCGAGTTCGTCCGCGGGCGAGTTTTCCGACGGCTGGTCGTCCTACCGCGCCGGTCCGGGTAACACCGGATACCTGCCGATCGACGGCGAATTCGAGGAGCCAGATACCGTCGCCTGGGAGTACGAGGCGGACGGGCCGCTCGCCGTCGTCGACGGCACGGTCTACCTGAACGACGGCGAGGAGATCCACGCGCTCGACGACGACGGCTCCGTCGAGTGGACGACAGCGGTCGCCGGCGCGGGCGGGACGCCCGCGGTCGCCGGCGGAACCGTCTACGTCGGCGGCGACCGGCTGACCGCACTCGAGGCCGACTCCGGCGAGATCGAGTGGACGGCCGATCTGGCGGCGACGTCGCCGACCGTCGCCTACGGCCGGGTGTTGACCGCCGTCGACGGGACGGTCTACGCGCTCGAGCCCGACGGCGGCGCGGTCGACTGGGAGCGCGAGACCGTCGAGATAGAGACCGACGACGAGTCCGGACCGGTAGAGCACGCGGTGTCCTCGATCGTGGCCTCGGACGGTCTCGTCTTCGCGAAAACGACGAGCACCGAGAGCGACGTGACCGGCATCGCCGCGTTCGATCCCGAAACGGGAGCGACGGCGTGGACGTGGTCGCCGGCGGAGGATCCGGACGCGCCGTACGAACGGTTAGGGGAACTCGCGGCGAGAGACGGAAAGGTCTACGCCGTCGTCCCCGTGACCGACGGCGGAGAGGGAATGATCCTCGATGCAGAAACAGGGGACCCCATCCGTGGTGGTACCAGCCTATTGACGCCGGCGGTCGGCGACGGGGTGTGGATCTCCACGAGCGACACCGGATTCTCCGCTCAGGAACCGGCGGGAGAGGGGCTGTGGAGCGTACGCGGTGCCACCTTCCAGTACAGTTCGGCGTCGATCGTCGAGGAGACGGTCGTCGTGATCAAGGCCGGGAGAGGGCATGACAGCAGTACGGAACTTGTCGGGTTCGACGCCGAAACCGGCGACGAGCGGTGGTCCGTCGAGCTGGAGGACGACGATCGAGCGACGGTTGAGACCTATGACGTCCCGGTCCTCGGCGAGGACACGGTGTACGTCCGGTCCCGAAGAAGCGGTTCCGATGACGTGCTCGTTGCGCTTCGACCGTCCGACGAGGACGAATCCGACGACGATCCTGTCAAGGATGATCCGGACGATGACGAGTCACCTCAGGAAGACGGCAGCAAAGACGACCCCTGTTGTGAGGACGAAGACGGCAACGACGATTCCAATACTGGCGACGGGAGTGACGACTCCAATGCTGGCGAGGGGAATGATTCTGAGACCGGTAACGGCGGCGAGAGCGACGAAGACGACGGTGTCGGCAGGAATGGAGACGATACCGATGACGGATCGAACGAACCCGACGATACCGGATCGGCGGACGACGAACCCGAACCGGGCGAGGACGACGACGCCACGCCCGGGTTCACGACCGGTGCGGGGATCGTCGGCGGTGCGCTCGGCCTCGAGTGGCTGCGCCGGAAGGCCGGCGTCAATGAATCGACTGGCGTGGACGACCCGGCCGAGTAAGGGCTCATCGTTCGGATTGACCGCTGGGTCGTGCTGGATTCGCGCCTTGTCTTCAGCAGCAACTGACGGAACTACCGTGAGCCTGTCAGAAGAGGTGTGCTGAATAGAGTGCTCTGTAGGAGCACTAGACTGCGGCGACTTTGGGGTAATTGGCGGTGATTGGTTGCGGTGTGAGCCGGATGAATCTTACCCAGATCCGGGGGTCTGAGTAAGCAGATTCCTGCAAAAACAAGAGACTGCGGTAGATTCCAGATACTAGTTCAGTGGTTGACTGTTCTCCGACGATATTGGGCTAATCACGGCGCCGTCTAGCGCTCCTACAGAGCAGACAATTCCCAATGGCTGGGATTAGATGAGTCCGTCTCCGATCAGGTAACCCTATCCAGAGTCAAAGATGCAGTCTCGAGCTATGACCAAGTATTCTGTCGCGTAGTGATCTATCTGAACTCTAATTTGCCAGCGAGCAGTGGGTTGATCTGCTAGCAATACGATCAAACGGGCCGACCAAAGGCTGGCGGAACCTTTCTATGGCGAGTAGACAGGCTTGGAGGCTATTGACTCAGACCAGAACAGCTCAAACAGTCGGTGAAAGAGTCCCCCCTCGATTCGAACAATTCATGCGCCTTCGAGAGACGGTAAACGACACGAAATGACGGTTACTGCATGGTCGGCACGTTCACTCAGAGGTCGCTGGCAAAGCGAGTTCGAGGTAAGGAAGTAGCGCCTCTGGATTCACACGGAGTTTCACCACTTCCTGTTCAACATCATACCGGACGAGCCCAGCGTCAGCCAAGTGTGGAAGATGGGTATGATAAAGGCCCGTGAGGATACGTTCATATCGATCACGTGTTGTCATCCTCTCCTCGATAGCGATGTATTCGGCGAGGTCACCGAACACGACGGCCCCCGGTTTCTGAACGAGATACTGCAAGGCGTGCTGGCGCCGTGTGTGCGATAACGCCTTGAACACAGTCGTTGGGGATACATCTTCGGTAGCGATACCAGCGTTGGAGTCGGTGGCGTTGGTTTTCATGGCTTGCTCCGACCCGGCCTACACGACATCAGGCGACTGTCTCATCGTTGTTGCGACTTCAGCAGAGTTCGAGTACTCACATGGCAATGATTCCCATAAGTCTGCCGATCAAATTGGATATAGGATATGATGACACTCACTTACCACGTAATACGTACCAAAATCGCTCTATGAGAAAAGACACGTATACGGCTCAAAGTCAGTAGATAGTGGACCCAGACACCAGCTAATCAATCGTCAATGAATTCAGGATCATACGGAGACTCGTCGCTGGAGTATGTTTTCTGAATCTCGATCGTCCAGTTTGGAGCGTCGGCCACAGGAAGGACAATCTCCCATGTCTGTTCGAGGGGT
Proteins encoded in this window:
- a CDS encoding DUF2270 domain-containing protein translates to MTDSSSDEFDPTAPDQREIGREMVDDSTGLGSVMAHAYRGEIDRVGTWRQRLDETTTWAVTLMAAILTWGFSSTDNPHYILLIGIIVVTIFLGIEARRYRDYDVFRSRARVIQENLFANALDPSQGTESHDWRAELSRDYRRPTLKVSLYEALANRLRRVYLPLLSVLLVAWVVRITAFAPRQDWLTTAEIARIPGIAVVAVVGVFYIVLLGVTFWPRERHAKGEFREGDTDDWKETDR
- a CDS encoding outer membrane protein assembly factor BamB family protein, producing the protein MAMWGRRSVLATCAALSTTGALTSIGSTAAEDDGSSSSSAGEFSDGWSSYRAGPGNTGYLPIDGEFEEPDTVAWEYEADGPLAVVDGTVYLNDGEEIHALDDDGSVEWTTAVAGAGGTPAVAGGTVYVGGDRLTALEADSGEIEWTADLAATSPTVAYGRVLTAVDGTVYALEPDGGAVDWERETVEIETDDESGPVEHAVSSIVASDGLVFAKTTSTESDVTGIAAFDPETGATAWTWSPAEDPDAPYERLGELAARDGKVYAVVPVTDGGEGMILDAETGDPIRGGTSLLTPAVGDGVWISTSDTGFSAQEPAGEGLWSVRGATFQYSSASIVEETVVVIKAGRGHDSSTELVGFDAETGDERWSVELEDDDRATVETYDVPVLGEDTVYVRSRRSGSDDVLVALRPSDEDESDDDPVKDDPDDDESPQEDGSKDDPCCEDEDGNDDSNTGDGSDDSNAGEGNDSETGNGGESDEDDGVGRNGDDTDDGSNEPDDTGSADDEPEPGEDDDATPGFTTGAGIVGGALGLEWLRRKAGVNESTGVDDPAE
- a CDS encoding DUF7344 domain-containing protein; its protein translation is MKTNATDSNAGIATEDVSPTTVFKALSHTRRQHALQYLVQKPGAVVFGDLAEYIAIEERMTTRDRYERILTGLYHTHLPHLADAGLVRYDVEQEVVKLRVNPEALLPYLELALPATSE